In Lolium rigidum isolate FL_2022 chromosome 7, APGP_CSIRO_Lrig_0.1, whole genome shotgun sequence, the DNA window TGTATGAGATGATGTAAGCCATGTAGTGATTGCATAATCTGAAGACTCCGTATTTTGTATGTGTTAGGAAACACTTTGATTGTTATTTTGTGAAGTGCCCTGAGACTAATTGGAGCTTATTATCTCCCATGGGACCCTCAATATGGTTTGGTGGTGATGCACTGTATGATATACATGTTGTTATATTACTCAAATATTCTGATGTATTTTCACATAATTTATATATATTTTCTACCTTTATGCTCTTAATTTTTTAATTTGTCATACAGTTGTGGTATACAGTATAGGAATACATGTCTACATGTTAGATACACTTTAAATTAAGCCTCTACATCTCTCTATTTGGGCTAGCTGCAACTTTTAGACAGAAATATGGGGTGAGCTGGAAAAGGGATTTGATTTCTGTGTTCAATGCAACAACTACAGCAAACACTAGTGTTACGTGCAATTTCATCAAGAAGGAGAGTCCTTTTGCCCTAAGACTCGTTTGGATACAAGGGATCCAAAGTGGTAACCGCTCATTTCCCACCTTCTCGCTCTCTTGGCCGCCCTGgctcctcttcctctctcttcTGGCGGCCTTGCTGGACgaactgtgtgtgtgtgttggagGGGAGGTCAGCCTCCTCTTGTAGATAGGTGTAGTTGTAGGTTGTTGTCCCATGTGGCTATTGAATTTATGTTGTGGAAGGTTTTCTCGATACCGCCACCTCGCGGTGAAATTGTCGAAGCAAGTACTCGATTTGCCGCCATGGTTGTGGCGCCATACGGAAAAGGGACGGCAAGCCTTTCTTCAATAAGCGTGCAAGAGCTTCGGGGGTGGGAGTCCTCGCCCTATCGTTTTTTGACTAATACTTGTTGTACTTTTAATTTCTAAGTCGCGGGATCTTTGGGGTTCCCTTAAGGAGTAGAGGACCAACATCCGAGTTCTCAAGAAGATCCTAAAGGACAAAGACCTTCAAAtcaacgagctcaagaagaagtatgactcgGGTGAGCCCGAGGAGGTGTTGCGCAAGAAAAACCAAGAGCTCTTCAAGGACCTTGAGCTCAACAAGAAGGAGCATGCCGAGCACATTAAAGCCATGGAGGAATCTGCCGACATTGCCTTCAACAAACAGCGTGAAGAGCTAGCCTCCATGAAGGCCAACTTGAAAGAAGCACCTAAGCATGCATGCTGAAAACCATGTTCTCGCCGCCAAGACCAGCCAATAAGAGATAGCCGGGTACAAGGATGAGCATGACCAGTTCTATTATAAAATCCTTGGTAGGTGCCGACTTTGTTTCCTTAGTCGATTTTCTATTTTGACCTTTAGGATTTGTATTTTAAAAACACTATGCCTTTTTTGTATTTGCATTTTCAGTCCCTGCGGTTTGTCTGATGATGACACGTCTTCCTCGCACTGTCTACCATTGCCCATGTGAGGAATCTCCTGGAGCAATTATTGATGTGGGCATAATCCTTCGGGTGCCCTACGTTAATATATCGTGTGTGGTGTAACAAGAGGCCCACTTGATGACCTGCTAAGGTTCAAGAAACCCAAGATCATTTAGCAATTACAGAGATTaatctcaaaaaaataaaaaaaaatagcaaTTACAGAGCTTCGAGGCTCATATACGTGGCGTGCTAACAAGGACAAGCCCATCTCATGGAACCCTTTGTTGGGGAACTTTTCAGATATCCTGTTTTAGATTTGGAAATCCATGCGATTATTTAGATTCAGAACAGGCACATACATGAGACAATATAATTCGAGAGAAATGCTGTCTGACTTTATATAAGTTAATATTGAGAATAATAAGGTGGGTGTCCGAAACATGCACTCCTACTTCAGGTTTCTGCACTGCTCGCTCAAACCTCACACAAGACACAACCAGCCTATACAGACCTCATTCCTCTATTCAGACAAACCAAATCTTCAAACAGTCTGCTGCCACTGCCGGCGTAAGTCATTAGAAGAGGCGCCTCCTGCCGCGCCTGCCGGCCTTTGCCTGTGCGCCATCAGCGGACTCGCCGCGCACCACCTCATCGACAAGCTCCTTGAATATCGACCTCTCGATCTCCAGCACCATCCCAGGAAGTTGCTGCCGGCCGAAGCTCGTCGTCCACCCTTCCAGCCTGTGCAAGATGTCTGCATCAGGTATCACGCTGCTGCTGTCTTCATGGCACATCCGTGATCTCTCCGTCTTCAGGTGCTCGATCTCTGAACAAATGACCTTCACCAGCTGCTGACCGCTGGACACCTCCCTCACTCTGGTGAGCGAGCTGGTCGAATGTGCAGAGGTTTCCTTCTCATACTTCTGAAGGAGGAGACTGTTCACAGCGTCAAACATTAGCTTCCGGTGAGCTCTCTTGGGATCGTCAGACCTTCTGCTCTGATTGACGCTGTCGGGTTTGGATATCCATCCTGACTTCCGTTGCTCGAGCACGAGGAACAGGTCGGGGTTGACGGGGTAGCCAGAAGCGTGGAGCTGGATCTGCGACAGGCCTGAACTTAGGTCTTTCATCAGAAGTCCTGAGGCCAACAGGATCTCGGACACGTAACGGTGGTCCGGAATTTGTGCCTCGCACAAGAAAGCAATGTGATCGACAGGAGGAGCCTCGTCATCATCCTTGTGTACAGTCAATTGCTGGAGCTTCTGAAGAAGGCTCGCTACGTTCGCGAACTTATTGTTTCCGGGCTGAGCAGCGACATTCGCTGGCTTTGGACCGCAATGCTTCAGGGATTCTTCTGATGGATGCCACTCATCATCTGCAACAAAGGATGAAGAAAACATCACATCAATGCCACAAACTACTTTTATCATTATTGTTTTGCTAGAGTGAACATGCGGTGGATAACAACCAAATGTATTTGCGGTTCATTGATGATTCTACAATGATTGGGCAAGCATTAATCTTGAGTGATGGTACCAACCAGTCTATGTATGCCACGGCACTATTAATCTGCAGGCTGTAGCCATTGTGGTCAAAAGAGGCCAGTATGCTGTGCAAAAGATGAAAATAACTACCACATGGAGATTCAAGATCACCTGATCAAGGGAAACTGAGCAGAAGCAGCAAGTAAAGTTAACTACCTGTAAGTTCTTTTCATCTATCTCTAATAAACTTCTGTTTGAGTTCTTTTTTTCGAAGGAGCACAATTTCccgataatatgatcaagaaacaAAGTTAGCAGAGCTGGTGAAATAGCTGGTCTTACCAACATTGGGTGAATCTGTGGTCTTGCTGGTACAGAAGGAATTCTCCTGGTCAAAAGAAGAGTCCAAAACAGAAACTGGACTTGGCCGCTCAGGGATACTTGCTGCAGGATCCAAAGATGACAGGTCCTTGTTTGCATCGTAACAGGTTTTCTGATTAACAAATGGACACAATAATAATTAGAAAAGTGGCATGGCACACTTGTAAGATTTTAAGTCTTCAGTATTAAATCCCACCTAGAGCCTTCACCATGTAGTTCATTTTACATTCTTGTGGTTTTGTGAAGGTGAATTAAGGATTATAATATTATTTTCACATTAATATAGCTTTGCAATATACACCTTTTCTTCCCTTTGAATGGAAAAACTATCTGGAAGAACGAATGGCTTACCACTTTTTGTGGATTTCTTCCTGCTGGAGTTTGATTGCCTCGCTGGAAGCTCAACGCATTAGCTTCTGCGGATCTGTCAGCACTTGTTACTTCAATGTCCAGCTCTGATATGACACTCATACTTCCTTCCGACTTTGTAGACATATCATCGCCTGGCTGGTTCAGGCTCCTTGCCCTGCTCTTTGCACCATTTTGATGGCCATCTTCACCTTGAGCAAGTTTTCTTCTAATTTTGCTTCTAGGTGACACTGTATCCAAGTGACTCCTATCTGCAGATTGCCTTTGGTTCTTGTTAGACTCCATAGAAGGAATTGGGGGTCTAGCCCTCCGCTCCAATTCGAGCTTTTTCTGTGGTAATCTGGTGCTACTGGAGTTTTTATGCTTCGAAAAGCTTCCATTATTGTCTCTTGGCGCCTGCTGTTTTCTTGATGAGCTCTCAGTCATCAACTGTGCACTAGACTTCTGTCTCCTGGTCATCATTTCGTTCCTTCCATTCGCTTTTCCATCAGGAGAAACAAGGGGCTGAGAAGCAGGCACCCTTGGACTAGATTTCGGATGTTGCCCAATAGCTGCCCTATTGATCCGCGAGATTTTCTTTTTATCAGTGCTATTGACTGTCCGCAGCTGCGTTAAATCGGATAAGCCCCCTAGTGGAACAACAGAAGAATCTTCATCACCCAAGTCTGCAGATTTTGCAGGCTTCATGATCACAATAGGTGATTTAAAGAATCTTTCTGCAACGCTCTCTTCTTCCACTGATGGTGATGAGGCCTCTTGAGACATCTGATTGGGATTTGGGTTAGTATTCAGTCTATGGTTAACATCAGTTACTGCTTGGCTATTGTAGTTTTCATCATATAACTTCAGCATAGATGCTTCCTCGCGCTTCTTGCTCTGCAACAATCCTTTTGCTTGCATCGAGTCCAGGATCTGCTTAAGTGCCCTGAGGTCCTTGTTGGAGTGCTGAAAATCAAGGTCATTCAGCCGTTTCTCTATCTCACTGTAAACTGATGCAGCAGGTTGCTCTTTTCCATGAGCTCCCTTGGACCCCTTTGGCAACTTTCTAGGTAGCACAATCCTTTCTTGCTGTTTCCACGGCGCAGATTCAGCTGGGAACTTAGAGTTAGGGACATTCCTGATCGTTGCATCCAGAATCCTTTGTTGCCGACGAGCAGGCTCATTATGCGAGGATAGGCTCAAGGGGATCAGTATGGGTTCTTGCTTCCTCTCTTGAACTGATATGGATGCCTGTGATGTCGTTGCCTTGCTATCGTTGGGCTCAGGTAGCTCTTCCAATCCCATGAGTTTTGCAACAACACTTGGGAGACGCTTACAGGCTGGTTGTTCTTGCTGGATCTCTGCATTGACTTCTTTATCAGAACTGATGGTCCTTTCTTCAGCATTCATGCTTTCCTTTGGC includes these proteins:
- the LOC124674841 gene encoding protein LONGIFOLIA 1-like yields the protein MPAKYLHALGEERRPELHRQIGCVTGILQAFDRRYPIAAHHHKRLLPPGNALSSSPSVGEERTRYGPQIVLDKNLSRSWIENQRASSTVELSQTSYSSSSCSSFSSLDGNRSTQQDLSSTDRMLFPEKPFKSSPRLKSSPDSDYGPDYYPDGTLIEPSDMPSAQSSHPTLGIRNLVKDSIYKDTRDLSIRISSKEAVNDHRYNYGDSATRFVEPPSSCSQGKSKGTMDVNESLRVLAKLRESSWNPSESSQQQRLSYDAPRFSYDGRESTSKLREMPRLSLDIKEGPLRTCEMDMRPKESMNAEERTISSDKEVNAEIQQEQPACKRLPSVVAKLMGLEELPEPNDSKATTSQASISVQERKQEPILIPLSLSSHNEPARRQQRILDATIRNVPNSKFPAESAPWKQQERIVLPRKLPKGSKGAHGKEQPAASVYSEIEKRLNDLDFQHSNKDLRALKQILDSMQAKGLLQSKKREEASMLKLYDENYNSQAVTDVNHRLNTNPNPNQMSQEASSPSVEEESVAERFFKSPIVIMKPAKSADLGDEDSSVVPLGGLSDLTQLRTVNSTDKKKISRINRAAIGQHPKSSPRVPASQPLVSPDGKANGRNEMMTRRQKSSAQLMTESSSRKQQAPRDNNGSFSKHKNSSSTRLPQKKLELERRARPPIPSMESNKNQRQSADRSHLDTVSPRSKIRRKLAQGEDGHQNGAKSRARSLNQPGDDMSTKSEGSMSVISELDIEVTSADRSAEANALSFQRGNQTPAGRNPQKVKTCYDANKDLSSLDPAASIPERPSPVSVLDSSFDQENSFCTSKTTDSPNVDDEWHPSEESLKHCGPKPANVAAQPGNNKFANVASLLQKLQQLTVHKDDDEAPPVDHIAFLCEAQIPDHRYVSEILLASGLLMKDLSSGLSQIQLHASGYPVNPDLFLVLEQRKSGWISKPDSVNQSRRSDDPKRAHRKLMFDAVNSLLLQKYEKETSAHSTSSLTRVREVSSGQQLVKVICSEIEHLKTERSRMCHEDSSSVIPDADILHRLEGWTTSFGRQQLPGMVLEIERSIFKELVDEVVRGESADGAQAKAGRRGRRRLF